CATTTCCAGGAAAGGATGGAAACCTCCGGGAAGCCAAAAAATTGACGCCGGAAGCGGGACAAACGAATATGATGCAGCCTCGTCCATGAGAACGTTGCCAGGCCATCACCATCGACCCAGTGGGAGAACGGGGATCGGGATCCTCCTGATGGCGGGGACCGTCATCCTCTGGGGAGTACTGCCGTTTTTCCTCAAAGCCCTGCTCGCCCAGATGGGAGCCATGACCATATCCTGGTACCGCTTCCTGATAGCGGCCGGCCTGCTGTACCTGTTCATCGCCCGCAGACGGGGACCGGGATTCCCCTTGGAGGTACTGAAGGGGCCGCCGCTGCTGCTGGCGGGGGCGGCCCTGGGCCTGGCCGGCAATTACATGACCTACGTCCTCGCCTTGAAGTACGTCGGGGCCGCCGTCGCCATCGTCGTCATCCAACTGGGACCGTTCTTCATGCTCCTGGGAAGCTTGGTTGTTTTCCGGGAACAATTTTCCGTCCGGCAGTGGATCGGCGCAGCGGTGCTCTTCGGAGGTATGGCCTTGTTCTTCAACCGGGACCTGCCCGCCGTCTTCCTCCCCGGTACCGCCACCGGAACCGGCGTGGCGATCCTGGTGGCATCGGCGCTGTTTTGGTCCGTATATTCCCTGGCGCAGAAACAGCTCCTGAGCCGATTCCCTTCCCAGGAGATCATGTGGTTCATCTACTGCGCGGGGGCCCTGCTGCTCCTGCCCCTGGCGTCTCCTGGGGAGATATTCCGCCTGAACCCGACCGGGCTGCTGCTCCTGGGGTTCTGCGCCGCCAACACGCTGGTGGCTTACGGCTTCTTCGCCGAAGCGCTGGAACACCTGGAAGCTTCTCGGATCAGCGTGGCCGTGACGCTTTCCCCCCTGGTCACCCTGGCGGTAGCCTGGGCGGCCGCGAAAACGATTCCGGGGTTGCTGCCGCCGGAGCCGCTCTCTCCCTCCAGCCTGCTCGGGGCCCTCATGGTCGTGGGCGGATCCATCCTCGCGGCCGCCGGGGGCACCAGGTCCCCCGACTTCCGCCGCTGATTCCCTCCCGCTCAGCCGGCGACCAGCAGGAGAATCCGGATGAGCGCTCCGTACCCGGCCCGGAAGGGGAAAAACGCCAGGTTCATCAGCCCCGGGATCAACCAGGCCGCGATCATGAAGACCAAAAACGCCTGAAACCCGCGGGCCTGCAGGGAAGCGTACCACCGCCGGGCCTCGCCCCGGAGGAAATAACCCAGTATCCAGGAACCGTCCAGGGGCGGGATCGGCAAGAGGTTGAAATTGGCGAGGATGAGATTGATCTGCACCACCCTCAGAAGCAGTGGGATTACCGCTCCCGGCAGCCCCGACGGCGAATGCCTTCCCAGAACCAGAACCGGGAGGCAGAGCAGGAAAG
The sequence above is drawn from the bacterium genome and encodes:
- a CDS encoding DMT family transporter; protein product: MRTLPGHHHRPSGRTGIGILLMAGTVILWGVLPFFLKALLAQMGAMTISWYRFLIAAGLLYLFIARRRGPGFPLEVLKGPPLLLAGAALGLAGNYMTYVLALKYVGAAVAIVVIQLGPFFMLLGSLVVFREQFSVRQWIGAAVLFGGMALFFNRDLPAVFLPGTATGTGVAILVASALFWSVYSLAQKQLLSRFPSQEIMWFIYCAGALLLLPLASPGEIFRLNPTGLLLLGFCAANTLVAYGFFAEALEHLEASRISVAVTLSPLVTLAVAWAAAKTIPGLLPPEPLSPSSLLGALMVVGGSILAAAGGTRSPDFRR
- a CDS encoding site-2 protease family protein, which gives rise to MVIEIATNLIILIFSVIIHEIAHGWVALKCGDSTARDAGRLTLNPLPHIDPFMTLFLPAFLALQSALLHGPGIIFGGAKPVPVNPYRLRGGQRDHVKVSFAGAGANILLALAAFLLCLPVLVLGRHSPSGLPGAVIPLLLRVVQINLILANFNLLPIPPLDGSWILGYFLRGEARRWYASLQARGFQAFLVFMIAAWLIPGLMNLAFFPFRAGYGALIRILLLVAG